In Toxoplasma gondii ME49 chromosome VIII, whole genome shotgun sequence, a single genomic region encodes these proteins:
- a CDS encoding hypothetical protein (encoded by transcript TGME49_229920~Signal peptide predicted by SignalP 2.0 HMM (probability 0.766) with cleavage site probability 0.419 at residue 20~Predicted trans-membrane domain (TMHMM2.0):255-275), with translation MATTARQLFLPFAGMRPVGAATAPLFSRSTLSFAGLPTAASRRFFSFSSPLAPLSTPLYSRRITAGPGVSALSQQTRGMSGGHDEYPPELTRGAKDTLNIPVGGEGLYARGSGAGSPMLFVMQWDRPTWQPVWEDEHQVIPRDGFGVPAQIPPEVSQHIKHVYYVPPQFFPFLKKLADDTPSLQPFMYKLIKGDFTYDDYEEMFYKFAKPLKIYRNQIPMPYRTPEEMAREAEVAWEGAWLSYRQKVLASYNTAMFFREYLFGALIGVYCAFLFLDQHRQYRLDMKLFYLEAPEHKINWVVPRGDLV, from the exons ATGGCGACCACAGCCCGTCAGTTGTTCCTGCCTTTCGCCGGCATGCGGCCAGTCGGCGCAGCCACAGCACCTCTCTTCAGCCGGTCTACGTTGTCTTTCGCCGGCTTGCCGACTGCAGCTTCTCgtcggttcttctctttttcgtcgccTTTGGCGCCGCTCTCCACTCCTTTGTACTCCCGGCGCATCACCGCGGGTCCAGGCGTCAGTGCCCTTTCTCAGCAGACGCGTGGCATGAGCGGCGGCCACGATGAGTATCCCCCAGAGCTCACTCGTGGCGCGAAAGACACTTTGAACATCCCCGTTGGAGGAGAGGGACTCTACGCGCGTGGAAGTGGCGCCGGTTCTCCCATGCTCTTTGTTATGCAGTGGGACCGACCTACCTGGCAGCCGGTTTGGGAAGACGAACACCAGGTTATCCCGAGAGACGGCTTCGG TGTGCCTGCTCAAATCCCCCCGGAGGTCTCTCAGCACATCAAACACGTCTACTATGTGCCTCCCCAGTTCTTCCCGTTCCTCAAGAAGCTCGCCGATGACACTCCATCGCTGCAGCCGTTCATGTACAAACTGATCAAGGGCGACTTCACGTACGACGACTACGAAGAAATGTTCTATAAATTTGCTAAGCCGCTGAAGATCTACCGAAACCAGATTCCGATGCCGTACAGAACGCCTGAGGAAATGGCACGCGAGGCGGAAGTTGCGTGGGAAGGCGCGTGGCTGTCGTACAGACAAAAAGTCCTTGCAT CGTACAACACGGCGATGTTCTTCAGAGAATACCTGTTCGGCGCCTTGATCGGCGTCTACTGCGCGTTCCTTTTCCTGGACCAACACCGTCAATATCGCCTTGACATGAAGCTGTTCTACCTCGAAGCCCCGGAACACAAAATCAACTGGGTAGTGCCACGAGGCGACCTCGTTTAA
- a CDS encoding p25-alpha family protein (encoded by transcript TGME49_229930) — translation MSIAGVFQSYTQGKGDMDSRTLVKLCKETGVIDKQTTPTDIDLIFTKCKAKGAKRLTCEDFEKAVEEIAKRKNKSVDEITQQLCSSSGPSFSGTKADAVRLHDDKSTFTGVHAHGGPSTVDTPSRGQAAGLGPSGATAQISLADICDRSTPDIRGVNKNFQKS, via the exons ATGAGTATCGCCGGCGTTTTTCAAAGCTACACCCAAGGAAAGGGTGATATGGACAGTCGTACTCTTGTCAAATTGTGCAAGGAGACTGGCGTGATCGACAAGCAGACGACACCAACTGACATCGACCTGATCTTCACCAAGTGCAAGGCAAAA GGTGCAAAGCGCCTGACGTGCGAAGACTTCGAGAAGGCTGTGGAGGAGATCGCGAAACGCAAGAACAAATCCGTAGACGAGATCACTCAGCAGTTGTGTTCTTCCTCGGGGCCGTCTTTCTCAGGTACCAAAGCAGACGCTGTCCGCCTACATGACGACAAATCAACCTTCACAGGCGTCCACGCACATGGCGGACCCTCCACTGTGGACACGCCCTCCAGAGGCCAGGCGGCAGGGCTTGGACCATCTGGTGCGACTGCTCAAATAAGTCTCGCCGATATCTGCGACCGGTCCACTCCAGATATCCGAGGCGTGAACAAGAACTTCCAAAAGTCGTGA